One window of the Sphaerochaeta associata genome contains the following:
- a CDS encoding M42 family metallopeptidase produces MSQLSRIQRICDANGISGFEDDIVRAIRDEAGTLGRFAEDSLRNLYLYRTENQSDKPVVLLDAHTDEVGFMVKCIRPDGMLEFIPIGGWVSSNIPAHLVRVQTFDGKTIPGIVGSKPPHYQSEAERKSAPDIASMYIDIGASTIEQVLQMGVDVASPIIPEAKVIYNEENGLLFGKAFDCRLGCTTIIDVLDALKGKQLDVNLVAGFASQEEVGCRGAQLTARKVKPDVAICFEGSPADDTFLPAYQQQTIVGKGPMLRFIDSKMITNPRFQKFALDIAARFDIPVQKGVRNGGATNASALHLSEQGVPTIVIGIPVRYAHTHWGVSSLDDVQNSIRLASAMLTELNAQTIATF; encoded by the coding sequence ATGAGTCAACTTTCCAGAATACAAAGAATTTGTGATGCCAACGGCATCAGCGGCTTTGAGGATGATATCGTCCGGGCAATCCGTGACGAAGCAGGAACACTCGGTCGATTCGCCGAGGATTCACTGAGAAACCTCTACCTCTATAGAACAGAGAACCAATCCGATAAACCTGTAGTCCTGCTTGATGCCCACACCGACGAGGTAGGTTTCATGGTCAAATGCATTCGGCCCGATGGAATGCTTGAATTCATCCCCATCGGCGGCTGGGTTTCCTCCAACATTCCCGCCCATTTGGTACGTGTTCAGACCTTTGACGGAAAAACCATACCAGGCATCGTGGGATCAAAACCCCCGCACTACCAAAGCGAAGCAGAGCGGAAAAGTGCTCCCGATATCGCTTCCATGTATATCGACATCGGAGCCTCAACCATTGAACAAGTCCTGCAAATGGGCGTCGATGTTGCAAGCCCGATAATTCCCGAAGCCAAGGTTATCTACAACGAAGAAAACGGGTTGCTGTTCGGAAAAGCGTTCGATTGCCGTCTGGGTTGCACTACCATCATCGATGTGCTTGATGCACTGAAAGGAAAGCAATTGGATGTCAACCTGGTTGCAGGATTTGCAAGTCAGGAAGAAGTCGGCTGCAGGGGCGCCCAGCTGACAGCCCGTAAAGTAAAGCCTGATGTGGCGATCTGCTTTGAGGGAAGTCCCGCCGACGATACCTTCCTGCCCGCCTACCAACAGCAGACAATCGTAGGCAAAGGACCTATGCTCAGATTCATCGATTCGAAGATGATCACCAACCCACGTTTCCAAAAGTTTGCGTTGGACATCGCAGCAAGATTTGACATCCCAGTACAGAAAGGAGTGCGAAACGGAGGGGCGACCAACGCCTCTGCTCTTCATCTTTCCGAACAGGGAGTGCCCACCATCGTCATCGGCATCCCGGTGCGTTACGCCCACACCCATTGGGGGGTAAGCAGCCTCGATGATGTACAGAACTCGATCAGGCTTGCCTCAGCGATGCTGACTGAATTGAACGCACAAACCATCGCAACATTTTGA
- a CDS encoding aldehyde dehydrogenase — protein sequence MNEIQLCLSEMQAFFQSGTTLGISWRKEQLKRLKDGIRSYEKQILNALYEDLGKTDFEGFATELGIVYAEIDEHLKHLEAWAGRHRVKSSLLSFPSKAYTIAQPLGIVLIMSPWNYPFQLTIAPLISAIAAGNCVILKPSRYSGHTAMVIEELLSKLFYSNHVATFQGGAEMNRELLQHRYDHIFFTGSPQVGRLVMESAAKHVTPVTLELGGKSPVIVEADADIGLAARRIIWGKCLNAGQTCVAPDYVLVERKVANALLEQMKSAITSMFGSDPLHSSDLGNIINEKHFSRLIELFAYGTLAWGGQIDPKTRRIAPTIITDPQLDSALMQEEIFGPILPLVPYDTFEQALAFVQKREHPLALYCFTNNKEHQKQILRSLSFGGGCINDVVMHLSNSALPFGGVGNSGMGAYHGKEGFKTFSHTKSILESKTWLEIKLRYAPYRGKLALIKRLFS from the coding sequence ATGAATGAAATCCAGCTTTGCCTGAGCGAGATGCAGGCGTTTTTCCAAAGTGGAACCACACTTGGCATTTCATGGAGGAAAGAACAGCTCAAGCGTCTGAAAGACGGTATTCGTTCCTATGAGAAGCAAATTCTCAATGCGCTCTATGAGGATCTGGGGAAAACCGACTTTGAAGGATTCGCCACCGAGCTGGGTATCGTTTATGCGGAGATTGACGAACATCTGAAGCATCTGGAGGCCTGGGCCGGCAGACATCGGGTCAAATCCAGCCTCCTCTCCTTTCCCTCCAAAGCCTATACCATCGCCCAGCCGCTGGGCATCGTGCTGATCATGAGCCCTTGGAACTACCCGTTCCAACTCACCATCGCACCTTTGATCAGTGCAATCGCCGCAGGCAACTGTGTCATTCTCAAGCCTTCCCGATACAGCGGGCACACTGCCATGGTGATCGAGGAACTGCTCTCCAAGCTCTTTTACAGCAACCATGTGGCCACCTTCCAAGGGGGAGCGGAGATGAATCGTGAACTCTTGCAGCATCGCTACGATCACATTTTCTTCACCGGCAGTCCCCAAGTGGGCAGATTGGTGATGGAAAGTGCTGCAAAGCATGTCACCCCGGTCACCTTGGAACTTGGAGGCAAAAGTCCGGTCATCGTCGAGGCCGATGCCGACATCGGCTTGGCTGCACGAAGGATCATCTGGGGCAAGTGCCTGAATGCAGGACAGACATGTGTAGCCCCCGACTATGTTCTGGTCGAACGGAAAGTTGCCAATGCCTTGCTTGAACAGATGAAAAGCGCAATTACCTCGATGTTCGGATCCGACCCCCTGCACTCCAGCGACCTGGGCAACATCATCAACGAAAAGCACTTTTCCCGTCTCATCGAGCTCTTTGCATACGGAACTCTTGCCTGGGGCGGACAGATAGATCCAAAAACGCGGCGTATCGCCCCCACCATCATTACAGATCCCCAGCTTGATTCAGCCTTGATGCAGGAAGAGATATTCGGACCCATCCTCCCCTTGGTCCCTTACGATACGTTCGAACAAGCGCTGGCTTTCGTCCAAAAGCGCGAACATCCGCTGGCATTATATTGCTTTACAAACAACAAGGAGCACCAAAAGCAAATACTTCGGTCTCTCAGTTTCGGCGGCGGATGCATCAATGATGTGGTCATGCATCTTTCCAATTCCGCCCTCCCCTTCGGAGGCGTCGGAAACAGCGGCATGGGAGCCTATCATGGGAAAGAAGGGTTCAAGACCTTCAGCCATACAAAAAGCATCCTTGAAAGCAAGACCTGGCTCGAAATCAAGCTACGGTACGCTCCCTACCGGGGCAAACTGGCCTTAATCAAGCGACTCTTTTCCTGA
- a CDS encoding L-ribulose-5-phosphate 4-epimerase, translating into MLKELKERVCEANLLLQKHKLITFTWGNVSEVDDNRELMVIKPSGVAYDDLTPSSMVVVELATGKRVEGSYNPSSDTPTHRYLFNHFEKVNAVVHTHSRWATIFAQAGRGIPALGTTHADYFYGEIPCTRAMTPAEIQGEYEMETGKVIVERFLDIDPKSIPAVLVNSHGPFCWADDAVKAVEYAVVLEEVAMMAYHSMLLGDATYMPMDGHLLDKHYLRKHGSHAYYGQIGK; encoded by the coding sequence ATGCTGAAAGAGTTGAAAGAGAGAGTATGTGAAGCAAATCTGCTGTTGCAGAAACACAAGTTGATCACCTTTACCTGGGGCAATGTCTCCGAAGTGGACGATAATCGCGAATTGATGGTAATCAAGCCGTCCGGTGTTGCATACGACGACCTTACTCCCTCTTCGATGGTGGTTGTGGAGTTGGCTACCGGCAAACGGGTTGAGGGTTCCTACAATCCTTCGAGCGACACCCCGACTCACCGGTATTTGTTCAATCACTTCGAAAAGGTCAATGCAGTTGTGCACACCCATAGTAGATGGGCTACCATTTTTGCGCAGGCAGGACGAGGAATTCCCGCATTGGGAACAACCCATGCCGACTATTTCTATGGGGAGATTCCCTGTACCAGGGCGATGACGCCTGCCGAAATACAGGGAGAGTACGAAATGGAGACGGGCAAGGTAATCGTCGAACGCTTTTTGGACATTGATCCCAAAAGCATCCCTGCCGTCCTGGTGAACAGTCATGGACCCTTCTGCTGGGCAGATGATGCAGTCAAGGCTGTTGAATATGCGGTGGTGCTCGAGGAGGTGGCGATGATGGCCTACCATTCGATGCTGCTCGGCGATGCAACGTACATGCCGATGGATGGTCATCTGCTTGATAAACATTATTTACGGAAACACGGCTCTCATGCCTATTACGGTCAGATTGGTAAATAG
- a CDS encoding chloride channel protein — MDHRRRHFSIPILAWTVRAILLGLLIGPVISLLTFLVAMAGEIRTHHQWILLLIPLGALVTALLYQKLGPYLKDGGSQVIDLINQGILDIAHPTSIGYEKDRDAHKQKISTKMAPLLLLNTFITHLVGASGGKEGVGVQVGASIGSYCSRLETRFLHRPQSIQQKGIWLISGAGAAFGALFNAPIAGTLFGMQFSNPRVNRTDALLPCLTASFTACMVSQALHTHTLVPVRAEAFPLDFPTLLILLALSILLGLASRLFCHLIHLTKTLFSRITANPYKKALLASTLLLLASLGIFALTGSFAYNGLSLDLIIEAEYGTTSNFAPLFKLLLTALTIGSGFIGGEVIPILVIGATSGAIFGQFLPIPVSALSMFGAIGMLSGSTKLPLACFVLGLELYGFGNPTSLFFVCSVAYLFSGRLSIYERQIVPVVIDPAWDV; from the coding sequence ATGGACCATAGAAGACGTCATTTCTCAATTCCCATCCTGGCTTGGACGGTCCGAGCCATTCTGCTCGGACTCCTTATCGGACCGGTCATCAGCCTGTTGACCTTCCTCGTGGCAATGGCAGGCGAGATCAGGACCCACCATCAGTGGATCCTCCTGCTCATCCCCCTCGGGGCTCTTGTTACCGCGCTGCTCTATCAGAAACTCGGTCCCTATCTGAAGGATGGAGGTTCGCAGGTGATCGACTTGATCAATCAAGGAATTCTCGATATCGCCCACCCTACCAGTATCGGATATGAGAAGGACCGCGATGCCCATAAGCAAAAAATTTCCACCAAAATGGCTCCGTTGTTGCTGCTCAACACCTTCATAACCCATCTGGTTGGGGCATCGGGGGGAAAGGAAGGGGTCGGCGTACAGGTGGGTGCTTCCATCGGCAGCTACTGCTCACGCCTGGAAACCCGATTTCTGCATCGCCCGCAATCAATCCAGCAGAAGGGGATCTGGCTGATCAGTGGAGCAGGGGCGGCCTTCGGAGCCCTGTTCAACGCCCCGATAGCAGGCACTTTGTTCGGGATGCAGTTCTCCAACCCCCGGGTAAACAGAACCGACGCCCTGCTTCCCTGTCTGACCGCCTCATTCACAGCCTGCATGGTAAGCCAGGCGCTGCATACGCACACTTTGGTTCCGGTACGCGCCGAGGCTTTTCCTCTCGATTTCCCTACTCTCTTGATTTTGTTGGCACTATCAATCCTGCTGGGCTTGGCCAGCCGGCTTTTCTGCCACCTGATCCATCTGACAAAAACCCTTTTCTCCCGCATTACTGCAAACCCGTACAAGAAAGCCTTGCTTGCCAGCACGTTGCTGCTGCTTGCATCCCTTGGCATCTTTGCATTGACAGGCTCGTTCGCCTACAACGGACTCTCCCTCGACCTAATCATCGAGGCTGAGTACGGCACCACCAGCAATTTTGCACCGCTTTTTAAGTTGTTGCTGACGGCGCTGACCATAGGGAGCGGGTTTATCGGGGGTGAAGTCATACCAATCCTTGTCATTGGAGCCACAAGTGGAGCCATTTTCGGCCAATTTCTTCCCATCCCCGTCTCCGCTCTTTCAATGTTCGGAGCCATCGGAATGCTCAGCGGTAGTACAAAGCTGCCTCTGGCCTGCTTCGTGTTGGGGTTGGAGCTGTATGGATTCGGCAATCCAACATCGCTTTTCTTTGTGTGCAGCGTCGCCTACCTCTTCAGCGGAAGACTCTCCATCTATGAAAGGCAGATTGTTCCGGTTGTAATCGATCCTGCATGGGATGTCTGA
- a CDS encoding L-fucose/L-arabinose isomerase family protein, with the protein MNNMETVRLGMVAVSRSCFPRTLSEKRRKAVKASYKDELYECPVIVENERDMLNALKDVQDHGVNALVVFLGNFGPETPETLLAKRFPGPVMYVAAAEGDGDLHDGRGDAYCGMLNCSYNLSLRSLRSYIPEYPIGSDREVADMIESFIPIARTVLSLKKLKIISFGPRPQDFLACNAPIQGLFDLGVEIEENSELDLLVAYNKHADDSRIPSLVKEMQNQIGSSPYSGILDRLAQYELTLLDWAEEHKGERSYVAFANKCWPAFQTEFKFVPCYVNSRLTERGIPVSCEVDIYGALSEYIGLCVTQLPVTLLDINNTVPAPMYEQHIRTKRPYRNDDLFMGFHCGNTACSLLKNPHMGYQLIMKRDLEPELKHPDITRGTMEGDLISGPVTIYRLQSNARGQLKAYIAEGEVLDVPTSSFGSIGIIGIDEMARFYRYVLLAKAYPHHTAVAFRHAGKALFEVFRYLGIEDIAFNQKPGHLYANENPFKH; encoded by the coding sequence ATGAACAACATGGAAACGGTCAGATTGGGTATGGTTGCTGTCAGCAGAAGTTGCTTCCCCCGTACATTGTCCGAGAAACGGCGCAAGGCGGTGAAAGCCTCTTATAAGGATGAGCTCTATGAGTGTCCGGTCATTGTGGAGAATGAACGGGATATGCTCAACGCCCTCAAGGATGTACAGGACCACGGGGTGAATGCCTTGGTGGTGTTCCTGGGGAATTTCGGACCTGAGACACCCGAGACCCTGCTTGCAAAGCGTTTTCCAGGCCCGGTCATGTATGTCGCAGCTGCAGAGGGCGATGGGGACCTGCATGACGGCAGGGGAGATGCCTATTGCGGCATGCTCAACTGTTCCTACAACCTGAGTCTGCGTTCATTGCGCTCCTATATTCCCGAGTACCCGATAGGTAGTGACCGGGAGGTGGCGGATATGATTGAATCTTTCATCCCGATCGCCCGTACGGTACTCTCTCTGAAAAAGCTCAAGATCATCAGTTTCGGGCCGAGACCCCAGGATTTCCTGGCCTGCAACGCCCCAATACAGGGTCTCTTCGACTTGGGAGTGGAAATCGAGGAGAACAGCGAGCTCGATCTGCTGGTTGCCTACAACAAGCACGCCGATGATTCCAGGATACCCTCATTGGTAAAAGAGATGCAAAACCAAATCGGCTCAAGCCCTTACAGCGGCATCCTTGACCGGTTGGCCCAATATGAGTTGACCTTGCTTGACTGGGCTGAAGAGCACAAAGGAGAACGTTCCTACGTGGCCTTTGCAAACAAGTGCTGGCCCGCATTCCAGACCGAGTTCAAATTCGTCCCCTGCTATGTGAACAGCCGTTTGACCGAGCGGGGTATTCCCGTCAGCTGCGAAGTCGACATCTATGGCGCGCTCAGCGAGTACATCGGCCTGTGTGTCACCCAGCTGCCGGTGACGTTGCTGGATATCAACAACACCGTGCCCGCCCCGATGTATGAGCAGCACATCAGGACCAAGCGACCCTACCGCAACGACGACTTGTTCATGGGCTTTCACTGTGGAAACACCGCCTGTTCGCTGCTGAAGAATCCCCATATGGGCTATCAGCTCATCATGAAGCGGGATTTGGAACCCGAATTGAAGCATCCGGATATTACCAGAGGAACGATGGAAGGCGATCTCATCAGCGGACCTGTGACCATCTATCGGTTGCAATCCAATGCCCGCGGACAGTTGAAAGCCTATATAGCCGAAGGTGAGGTCCTCGATGTTCCTACTTCCAGTTTCGGCAGCATCGGGATCATCGGCATTGACGAGATGGCACGCTTCTATCGCTATGTGCTTCTAGCGAAAGCCTATCCTCATCACACTGCAGTTGCCTTCAGGCATGCCGGAAAAGCGTTGTTTGAGGTTTTTCGCTATCTGGGCATTGAGGATATTGCATTCAACCAGAAACCGGGTCATCTCTATGCAAATGAAAATCCCTTCAAGCACTGA
- a CDS encoding heavy metal translocating P-type ATPase, with amino-acid sequence MAIPHANDTQSPACTRKQAYTFEGVDCPVCAAKIEDRIQKIGGVASVCVDFSRKQIRITTEEKQQDSFYNNLIKEAKRVEPSLRVKPLQKQDKNPEDSLSFTLTRIVVSILGFGAAMFFNIPHLYFLSFAVSGYDVLLKALRNIVHGKIFDENFLMSVATLGALAIGETGEAAAVMLFYLIGEYFQARSVMQSRRSILGALDLKVQQARLVQGLDTTLIGVEDVVPGALVRVLSGEKIPLDGIVVSGSSSVNMQHLTGESIPRSVKAGMEVLGSSINLGGTLDIQVSKEYDQSTAAKILRLVEESASKKAQTERYITSFARYYTPVVVFLALALAVIPSLVTGAWQTWIYRALVFLVVSCPCALVISVPLSYFAGIGRSAKRGILVKGGNYLEALAKTDTIVFDKTGTLTSGMFSLIDVRLIASASLDATYIRELAASLEKHSTHPLAKAFLSLDAPYAAMDVQEVAGKGLSAYVDGRFVVAGNRALFQDLGIEVSTQSEDEATVLLAVDGRHEASFILQDTIRSEAGPLIKQLRALGVKHLAMISGDSQVHAERVAAELGLDEVHAALLPHQKQERMLEIAKERENLVFVGDGMNDAPVLAASKVGISMGSKASDAAMESADVVILADDLHEVANLLQISRRTAAIVRQNIVFALLVKVLALCLGALGYASMWIAVLADTGVTIIAILNALRILLYRPSR; translated from the coding sequence ATGGCTATACCACACGCAAACGACACCCAGAGTCCCGCCTGCACCCGCAAACAGGCATATACCTTTGAGGGTGTTGACTGTCCTGTCTGCGCTGCAAAGATTGAGGACCGCATCCAGAAAATCGGAGGGGTTGCTTCGGTGTGTGTGGATTTTTCCCGTAAACAGATACGTATTACCACCGAGGAAAAGCAGCAGGATTCCTTTTACAACAACCTCATAAAAGAAGCCAAGCGGGTCGAGCCGTCGCTGCGGGTCAAACCGTTGCAAAAGCAGGACAAGAACCCGGAGGACTCGCTATCCTTCACACTGACCAGGATCGTAGTATCGATACTCGGTTTTGGTGCAGCCATGTTCTTTAATATTCCCCATCTCTACTTCCTCAGCTTTGCTGTCAGTGGTTACGATGTACTGCTCAAGGCCCTCAGGAACATAGTGCACGGTAAAATCTTCGACGAGAATTTTCTAATGAGCGTCGCTACACTGGGAGCCCTGGCAATCGGAGAAACAGGAGAAGCTGCAGCTGTCATGCTCTTCTATTTGATCGGGGAGTATTTCCAGGCCCGTTCGGTGATGCAGAGCAGAAGATCCATCCTTGGGGCCCTTGACCTAAAGGTGCAGCAGGCAAGGCTGGTACAGGGTCTGGACACCACCTTGATCGGGGTCGAGGACGTTGTTCCAGGAGCTCTCGTCAGAGTACTTTCAGGCGAGAAAATCCCTCTGGACGGCATCGTTGTCAGCGGCAGCTCAAGTGTGAATATGCAGCATTTGACCGGCGAGTCGATTCCCCGGTCCGTGAAAGCAGGCATGGAGGTGCTGGGCAGCTCCATCAACCTCGGAGGAACACTTGATATCCAGGTCAGCAAGGAGTATGACCAGAGCACTGCAGCCAAAATCCTGCGCCTCGTTGAGGAGAGTGCAAGCAAAAAGGCACAGACCGAGCGGTACATCACGTCGTTTGCCCGATACTACACCCCTGTCGTCGTGTTCCTGGCATTGGCGCTCGCCGTCATTCCTTCACTGGTAACCGGAGCCTGGCAGACCTGGATCTACCGCGCCCTGGTATTTCTGGTGGTAAGCTGTCCCTGTGCTCTGGTCATCAGCGTTCCGCTTTCCTACTTTGCAGGTATAGGAAGAAGTGCAAAGAGGGGCATCCTGGTCAAGGGAGGCAACTATCTGGAAGCCCTTGCGAAGACCGATACCATTGTCTTCGATAAAACAGGAACGCTTACCAGCGGTATGTTCAGCCTGATTGACGTCCGCTTGATTGCATCGGCGAGCCTTGACGCAACGTACATCCGGGAGCTTGCAGCCTCCTTGGAGAAGCACAGCACCCACCCGCTGGCAAAAGCCTTCCTCTCCCTCGATGCTCCCTATGCCGCCATGGATGTACAGGAGGTAGCGGGAAAAGGCCTGTCAGCCTACGTCGACGGCAGGTTCGTCGTAGCGGGCAATAGAGCACTTTTTCAGGATCTTGGAATCGAGGTGTCGACTCAATCAGAGGACGAAGCAACGGTCCTGCTGGCCGTAGACGGCCGCCATGAGGCCTCCTTCATCCTGCAGGATACAATACGATCTGAGGCAGGACCCTTGATCAAGCAGTTGCGGGCCTTGGGCGTCAAGCACCTGGCCATGATCAGCGGAGACAGCCAGGTGCATGCCGAGCGTGTGGCGGCAGAGCTTGGCTTGGATGAGGTGCACGCCGCCCTGCTGCCGCACCAGAAGCAGGAACGTATGCTCGAGATTGCAAAAGAGCGGGAGAATCTAGTCTTCGTTGGAGACGGGATGAACGATGCACCTGTCCTTGCTGCAAGCAAAGTGGGTATCTCCATGGGCAGCAAAGCCAGTGACGCCGCCATGGAAAGCGCGGATGTAGTCATCCTTGCCGACGATTTGCACGAGGTTGCCAATCTCTTGCAAATCAGCAGGAGGACTGCAGCCATCGTAAGGCAGAACATTGTCTTCGCCCTTCTGGTGAAAGTTTTGGCGCTCTGCCTTGGAGCATTGGGTTATGCCTCCATGTGGATAGCGGTACTTGCCGATACGGGGGTCACGATCATCGCAATTCTCAATGCCTTGAGGATTCTCCTCTACCGTCCTTCACGTTGA
- the fusA gene encoding elongation factor G, producing MNEKMTRNIGIMAHIDAGKTTTTERILFYTGENHRIGEVDNGEATMDFLEQEQDRGITIASAATTCYWKEHQINIIDTPGHVDFTAEVERSLRVLDGAVMVVCAVGGVEPQTETVYRQADTYRVPRIAFINKMDRLGANFEEAVNELKVKLGANPIPVFIPVGTESNFSGIIDLIKKKYLVFSNEDQGKTITEQDIPSSMQSEVDAWYERLIDSVSSFSDEITELYFEGEEIGSDLLKRTLKKATIARQALPVFVGSSLKDIGVQSLLDGVIDYLPSPSEVPPIMGIHLKTEKQVEVPYAKDKPPLALIFKIQVDREAGAMDFVRVYNGVIRKGTALMNISKKKRERVNRILRMHANRVEEVSELEAGDIGVIIGFKEGRTGDTIGSEGAQILLEEMHFPIPVISVAIEPNTLSDGDKLRAALSTLAQEDPTFTYRDDEETGQLVISGMGELHLDVLVTRLTKEMKIQARVGKPQVTYRESVSKTASGSDTFSKMLAGKEHAAGISMTVKPLPSGSGTKYRLSAKTRGIDEIYLEAVKRGVTNAFRGGIQFGYEVCDLEVEVTDLVYHELTASEFAFEACAAMCFDKVAQSAGPMLMEPVMKVTVVVPSQYVGEAISSITSRGGLVHSIESRTASEHIHAQAPLSQLFGYSTALRSATQGRGTFSMEFDHYEQKTR from the coding sequence ATGAACGAGAAGATGACACGCAATATCGGCATTATGGCACATATCGATGCAGGCAAAACCACCACCACCGAGAGGATTCTCTTTTACACAGGGGAGAATCATAGGATCGGGGAGGTGGACAACGGCGAAGCAACGATGGACTTTCTTGAGCAGGAGCAGGACCGCGGCATCACCATTGCAAGCGCAGCCACTACCTGTTATTGGAAGGAGCACCAAATCAACATCATCGATACTCCGGGCCATGTGGACTTCACCGCCGAAGTCGAACGTTCGCTCAGGGTGTTGGATGGGGCCGTCATGGTGGTATGCGCCGTCGGCGGGGTTGAACCGCAGACCGAGACCGTCTACCGGCAGGCCGATACCTACCGGGTTCCCCGTATTGCTTTCATCAATAAGATGGACCGCCTTGGTGCGAACTTCGAGGAAGCAGTCAATGAACTGAAGGTCAAGCTGGGGGCCAATCCCATTCCAGTGTTCATTCCTGTCGGCACGGAGAGCAATTTCAGCGGCATCATCGACCTGATCAAGAAAAAATACCTGGTTTTCAGCAATGAAGACCAAGGAAAGACAATCACCGAGCAGGATATTCCCTCCTCGATGCAGAGCGAAGTGGATGCTTGGTATGAGCGCTTGATCGACAGCGTCTCCTCCTTCAGCGACGAGATAACCGAGCTGTATTTCGAGGGAGAGGAGATCGGCAGCGATCTGCTCAAGAGAACCTTGAAGAAGGCGACGATCGCCCGCCAGGCGTTGCCGGTCTTTGTGGGGTCTTCCTTGAAGGACATCGGAGTTCAGTCTTTGCTCGATGGGGTCATCGACTATCTTCCCTCGCCCTCGGAGGTGCCGCCGATCATGGGCATCCACCTCAAGACCGAGAAACAGGTCGAGGTTCCCTACGCCAAGGATAAACCTCCTTTGGCCCTGATTTTCAAGATACAGGTCGATCGTGAAGCCGGTGCCATGGACTTCGTCCGTGTGTACAACGGAGTCATCCGCAAGGGCACGGCCTTGATGAACATCTCCAAGAAGAAGCGTGAACGGGTCAATCGAATCCTCAGGATGCATGCGAACCGGGTGGAAGAAGTCAGCGAGCTTGAAGCAGGCGACATCGGGGTGATCATCGGCTTCAAGGAAGGAAGGACCGGCGATACCATCGGAAGCGAAGGAGCCCAGATTCTGCTTGAGGAGATGCATTTCCCAATCCCCGTGATTTCAGTCGCCATCGAACCGAACACCCTCAGCGACGGAGACAAGCTGCGTGCAGCACTCTCCACCCTCGCCCAGGAAGATCCCACCTTCACCTATCGCGACGATGAGGAAACCGGCCAGCTGGTCATCAGCGGCATGGGAGAGCTGCACCTTGATGTGTTGGTCACCCGCTTGACCAAGGAGATGAAAATCCAGGCCAGGGTCGGCAAGCCCCAGGTGACATACCGTGAATCAGTAAGCAAGACCGCCAGCGGCTCGGACACTTTTTCCAAGATGCTGGCGGGCAAGGAACATGCTGCAGGAATCAGCATGACGGTCAAACCGCTGCCTTCGGGAAGTGGAACGAAATATCGACTGAGCGCCAAGACACGCGGCATCGATGAAATCTATCTCGAGGCGGTCAAGCGGGGTGTCACCAATGCGTTCAGAGGCGGAATCCAGTTCGGCTATGAAGTGTGCGATCTCGAAGTGGAGGTCACAGACCTTGTCTATCACGAGCTGACGGCAAGCGAATTCGCTTTTGAGGCATGTGCCGCCATGTGCTTTGACAAGGTGGCCCAGTCGGCAGGACCGATGTTGATGGAACCGGTGATGAAAGTCACCGTCGTGGTTCCCTCCCAATATGTCGGTGAAGCCATTTCAAGCATTACCAGCCGTGGAGGCTTGGTACACAGCATTGAGAGCAGGACTGCAAGCGAGCACATCCATGCACAGGCACCACTTTCCCAGCTCTTCGGGTATTCCACAGCCCTGCGGTCAGCCACACAAGGCAGAGGTACATTCTCCATGGAGTTCGACCATTACGAACAAAAAACCCGCTAA